The Buttiauxella selenatireducens genome has a window encoding:
- the znuC gene encoding zinc ABC transporter ATP-binding protein ZnuC, with amino-acid sequence MTNLVSLENISVSFGQRRVLSDISLDLKPGRILTLLGPNGAGKSTLVRVVLGLVAPDEGVIKRDRDLRIGYVPQKLHLDATLPLTVSRFMRLRPGVKKADILPALKRVQAAHLIEAPMQKLSGGENQRVLLARALLNQPQLLVLDEPTQGVDVNGQLALYNLIDQLRHELNCAVMMVSHDLHLVMAKTDDVLCLNYHICCSGTPEVVSMHPEFISMFGQRGAEQLGIYRHHHNHRHDLTGRIVLRRGNGQS; translated from the coding sequence ATGACAAATCTGGTATCACTGGAAAATATCTCTGTTTCTTTCGGACAACGACGTGTGCTGTCTGATATTTCACTCGACCTCAAGCCTGGCCGCATTCTGACGCTGCTGGGTCCAAACGGCGCAGGAAAATCAACGCTAGTTCGCGTGGTGCTTGGTCTGGTAGCGCCTGATGAAGGTGTTATCAAGCGAGATCGCGATTTGCGTATCGGTTATGTGCCACAAAAGTTGCATCTGGATGCCACCCTGCCCCTTACGGTAAGCCGCTTTATGCGTCTGCGCCCAGGCGTGAAAAAAGCGGATATTTTACCCGCGCTAAAACGCGTTCAGGCCGCTCATTTGATTGAAGCCCCCATGCAAAAACTGTCCGGCGGCGAGAATCAACGCGTTCTGCTGGCGCGGGCGTTACTTAATCAACCGCAATTATTGGTACTTGATGAACCGACGCAAGGCGTTGATGTTAATGGACAACTGGCGCTGTATAACCTGATTGATCAGTTGCGTCATGAACTTAACTGCGCGGTAATGATGGTTTCCCACGACCTGCACTTAGTGATGGCAAAAACTGACGATGTGTTGTGTCTCAACTATCATATTTGCTGTTCGGGTACGCCAGAAGTGGTGTCCATGCACCCTGAATTTATTTCGATGTTTGGCCAGCGTGGCGCTGAACAACTGGGGATTTATCGTCATCACCATAACCACCGTCACGATCTTACCGGACGCATTGTTCTGCGCAGAGGGAACGGCCAGTCATGA
- the znuA gene encoding zinc ABC transporter substrate-binding protein ZnuA, protein MLHKNAFLCAALTTALTAAAAVPAQAAVVASIKPLGFIAAAIADGVTPTEILLPDGASEHDYALRPSDVKRLQSADLVVWVGPEMEAFMQKSVNQLAEQKQVQLAALPGVQPLLMKGDDDDDHGHEGHDHSDENSDANHHHGEYNMHIWLSPEVARLSAVAIHDKLVELMPQNKAKLDANLQSFELGLANIDKQVGSVLAPLKGKGYFVFHDAYGYFEKHYGLTPLGHFTVNPEIQPGAQRLHDIRTQLVEQKAVCVFAEPQFRPAVINAVARGTNVRSGTLDPLGIEVKLGKDSYMQFLNGLANQYASCLKGD, encoded by the coding sequence ATGTTACATAAAAACGCATTTCTTTGCGCAGCTTTAACAACTGCTTTGACGGCAGCTGCAGCCGTGCCCGCGCAGGCGGCGGTTGTTGCCTCTATCAAGCCATTAGGTTTTATTGCCGCCGCGATCGCAGACGGCGTCACGCCAACGGAAATTTTACTCCCGGATGGTGCCTCAGAGCATGATTATGCACTTCGTCCATCTGATGTAAAACGCTTACAAAGCGCGGACTTAGTCGTATGGGTAGGCCCAGAAATGGAAGCCTTCATGCAGAAGTCGGTAAATCAATTAGCTGAACAAAAACAAGTGCAACTGGCGGCTTTGCCGGGTGTGCAACCGTTGCTCATGAAAGGCGATGATGATGATGACCATGGGCATGAAGGACATGACCATTCAGACGAAAATAGTGACGCAAATCACCATCATGGTGAATACAACATGCATATTTGGCTCTCGCCAGAGGTAGCGCGGCTGTCAGCGGTTGCAATCCACGATAAATTAGTGGAACTTATGCCCCAAAATAAGGCCAAACTTGACGCCAACTTGCAATCTTTCGAGTTAGGATTAGCCAACATCGATAAGCAAGTTGGTAGCGTGCTCGCGCCGCTCAAAGGAAAAGGGTATTTCGTTTTTCACGACGCTTATGGCTACTTTGAAAAACATTACGGTCTGACGCCACTTGGCCATTTTACCGTGAACCCTGAAATCCAACCCGGTGCGCAGCGTTTACATGACATCAGAACACAGTTGGTTGAGCAAAAAGCCGTGTGCGTTTTTGCTGAACCACAATTCAGGCCAGCAGTGATTAATGCCGTTGCCCGTGGTACTAACGTCCGTTCCGGAACGCTGGACCCACTGGGGATTGAGGTTAAGCTCGGCAAAGACAGCTACATGCAGTTTTTGAACGGGCTTGCGAACCAATATGCGAGCTGCCTGAAAGGAGATTAA
- the mepM gene encoding murein DD-endopeptidase MepM, with protein sequence MQQIARSVALAFDNLSRPHRVMLGSLTVLTLAVAVWRPYVYHPEASPVIKTIELEKNDIRSLLPEASEPLDQSPDAEDDTIPQDELDDKTAGEKGVHEYDVSTGDTLSSILNQYGIDMGDISQLAAVDKDLRNLKIGQQLSWTLNDDGELQRLTWEMSRRETRTYDRSGSTFKLSSEMQQGEWVNNVLKGTVGNSFVSSAKEAGLTSAEISGVIKAMQWQMDFRKLKKGDQFAVLMSREILDGKREQSHLVGVRLRSSGKDYYAIRAEDGKFYDRSGSGLAKGFMRFPTAKQFRISSNFNPRRLNPVTGRVAPHKGVDFAMPQGTPVLAVGDGEVVMAKRSGAAGYFVAIRHGRSYTTRYMHLKKLLVTPGQKVKRGDRIALSGNTGRSTGPHLHYEVWVNQQAVNPLTAKLPRTEGLTGSDRNEYLAQVREVTPQLSLN encoded by the coding sequence GTGCAACAGATAGCCCGCTCTGTCGCCCTGGCATTCGACAATTTGTCCCGGCCCCACCGCGTTATGCTGGGGTCTCTTACAGTTCTTACACTTGCGGTCGCTGTTTGGCGACCGTACGTCTATCATCCTGAAGCCAGCCCTGTTATCAAAACCATTGAGCTTGAGAAAAACGATATTCGTTCGTTACTTCCTGAAGCCAGTGAGCCGTTAGACCAGTCTCCGGACGCTGAAGACGATACCATTCCACAAGATGAACTGGACGATAAAACCGCCGGTGAAAAGGGGGTTCATGAGTATGACGTCTCTACCGGGGATACGCTTAGCAGCATCCTAAACCAGTACGGCATTGATATGGGTGATATCAGCCAGCTTGCTGCCGTGGATAAAGACCTGCGTAACCTGAAAATCGGTCAGCAACTTTCCTGGACGTTAAATGACGATGGTGAGCTACAGCGTCTGACGTGGGAAATGTCACGCCGTGAAACACGCACCTACGACCGTTCAGGCAGTACCTTTAAGCTCAGCAGCGAAATGCAGCAAGGCGAATGGGTTAACAATGTGTTGAAAGGCACAGTGGGCAATAGTTTCGTGAGTAGCGCGAAAGAAGCAGGATTAACCAGCGCTGAAATAAGCGGTGTAATCAAGGCCATGCAGTGGCAAATGGATTTCCGTAAACTGAAGAAAGGCGATCAGTTCGCGGTGCTGATGTCACGTGAGATACTTGATGGTAAACGTGAACAAAGCCATTTGGTTGGTGTGCGTCTGCGCAGTAGCGGTAAAGATTACTATGCAATTCGCGCAGAAGACGGCAAGTTCTATGACAGAAGCGGTTCAGGACTGGCGAAAGGCTTTATGCGTTTCCCTACGGCCAAACAGTTCCGTATTTCGTCAAACTTTAATCCTCGTCGCCTTAACCCGGTAACCGGGCGCGTTGCACCGCATAAAGGTGTCGATTTTGCGATGCCGCAAGGTACTCCTGTGTTGGCCGTCGGTGATGGTGAAGTGGTGATGGCAAAACGTAGTGGTGCGGCAGGTTACTTTGTTGCTATCCGCCACGGGCGTTCGTATACCACCCGTTACATGCATCTGAAGAAACTGTTAGTGACACCGGGGCAGAAAGTGAAGCGCGGTGATCGTATCGCTCTGTCAGGGAATACTGGCCGTTCTACCGGTCCACATTTGCATTATGAAGTGTGGGTCAACCAGCAAGCGGTGAATCCGTTGACGGCGAAACTGCCACGTACCGAAGGGCTGACAGGCTCGGATCGTAACGAATATCTGGCTCAGGTTCGTGAAGTCACACCACAGCTCAGTTTGAATTAA
- the lpxM gene encoding lauroyl-Kdo(2)-lipid IV(A) myristoyltransferase (LpxM is lauroyl-Kdo(2)-lipid IV(A) myristoyltransferase, an enzyme characterized in Escherichia coli and involved in biosynthesis of the form of lipid A found in that species and some closely related species.) encodes MEKAKKSHSEFIPEFQKAFLHPKFWGAWLGVGAFAGLAMLPPSLRDPLLGKVGRIAGRFGKSARRRAQINLLYCFPEMPEAAREAVIDEMFATAPQAMVMMAELALKDPKKVMQRVDWHGKEIIDGLKQREENVIFLVPHGWGVDIPAMLLASQGQKMAAMFHNQGNPLFDYMWNTVRRRFGGRLHARNDGIKPFISSVRQGYWGYYLPDQDHGAEHSEFVDFFGTYKATLPAIGRLMKVARARVVPLFPVYNSKTHRLDIHIRPPMDDLVDADDNTIARRMNEEVEILVGPNLEQYTWILKLLKTRKEGEIEPYRRKELYPKK; translated from the coding sequence ATGGAAAAAGCAAAAAAAAGTCACAGTGAGTTCATTCCTGAATTTCAAAAGGCCTTCTTGCACCCGAAATTTTGGGGCGCCTGGCTAGGCGTTGGCGCTTTCGCAGGACTGGCAATGTTACCGCCGTCTCTCCGCGATCCCCTGCTGGGCAAAGTAGGACGTATTGCGGGGCGCTTTGGTAAAAGTGCCCGCCGCCGCGCGCAAATTAACTTGCTGTATTGTTTCCCTGAGATGCCGGAAGCCGCTCGTGAAGCGGTTATCGACGAAATGTTTGCCACTGCCCCTCAGGCGATGGTGATGATGGCGGAGTTGGCGCTTAAAGATCCGAAAAAGGTCATGCAGCGCGTTGACTGGCACGGCAAAGAGATCATCGACGGGCTTAAGCAACGCGAAGAAAATGTGATTTTCCTGGTGCCACACGGATGGGGAGTGGATATTCCCGCGATGTTACTTGCGTCGCAGGGGCAAAAAATGGCCGCCATGTTCCATAACCAGGGCAATCCATTATTTGACTACATGTGGAACACAGTGCGCCGCCGTTTCGGTGGCCGGCTGCATGCGCGTAACGATGGGATTAAACCGTTTATCAGCTCAGTGCGTCAGGGATATTGGGGATATTATCTGCCAGATCAGGATCACGGTGCTGAACACAGCGAGTTCGTCGATTTCTTCGGAACGTATAAAGCGACGCTGCCCGCAATCGGTCGTTTGATGAAGGTAGCACGCGCACGAGTTGTGCCTTTGTTCCCGGTGTATAACAGCAAAACTCACCGTTTAGATATTCATATTCGTCCACCGATGGACGACTTAGTCGATGCGGACGACAACACCATTGCGCGCCGTATGAATGAAGAGGTCGAGATTTTGGTGGGGCCGAATCTGGAACAATACACCTGGATTTTAAAATTGCTCAAAACTCGCAAAGAAGGGGAGATCGAACCCTACCGCCGCAAAGAGCTCTATCCAAAGAAATAA
- the pyk gene encoding pyruvate kinase — MSRRLRRTKIVTTLGPATDRDNNLEKIIAAGANVVRMNFSHGTAEDHQIRADKVREIAAKLGRHVAILGDLQGPKIRVSTFKEGKVFLNIGDKFLLDANLGKGEGDKEKVGIDYKGLPADVVTGDILLLDDGRVQLKVLDVQGMKVFTEVTVGGPLSNNKGINKLGGGLSAEALTDKDKADIITAAKIGVDYLAVSFPRCGEDLNYARRLARDAGCDAKIVAKVERAEAVCDEAAMDDVILASDVVMVARGDLGVEIGDPELVGIQKTLIRRARKLNRAVITATQMMESMITNPMPTRAEVMDVANAVLDGTDAVMLSAETAAGQYPAETVAAMARVCLGAEKIPSINVSKHRLDVQFDNVEEAIAMSAMYAANHLKGVTAIITMTESGRTALMTSRISSGLPIFAMSRHERTLNLTSLYRGVTPVHFDSPSDGVAAANDAVNLLRDKGYLISGDLVIVTQGDVMSTIGTTNTTRILCVE; from the coding sequence ATGTCCAGACGGCTACGTAGAACCAAAATCGTTACCACCTTAGGCCCGGCTACCGATCGCGACAATAATCTGGAAAAGATTATTGCAGCTGGCGCAAACGTGGTGCGTATGAACTTTTCCCATGGCACCGCAGAAGATCATCAGATCCGTGCTGATAAAGTTCGTGAAATCGCCGCGAAACTGGGTCGCCATGTCGCTATTCTGGGCGATTTGCAAGGTCCAAAGATTCGTGTCTCTACCTTTAAAGAAGGTAAAGTCTTCCTGAATATCGGTGACAAATTCCTGCTTGATGCCAACCTGGGTAAAGGTGAAGGCGACAAAGAAAAAGTGGGTATCGACTATAAAGGTCTGCCAGCGGACGTCGTCACAGGTGACATCCTGCTTCTTGATGATGGCCGTGTGCAGTTAAAAGTACTCGACGTTCAGGGTATGAAAGTGTTCACAGAAGTCACCGTAGGTGGCCCACTGTCGAACAACAAAGGTATCAACAAACTGGGTGGCGGCCTGTCAGCCGAAGCGCTGACCGATAAAGACAAAGCCGACATTATTACTGCGGCTAAAATCGGTGTCGATTATCTGGCTGTATCCTTCCCGCGTTGTGGCGAAGACCTGAACTACGCACGCCGCCTGGCGCGTGATGCGGGTTGTGACGCGAAGATTGTCGCAAAAGTTGAACGTGCTGAAGCAGTATGCGACGAAGCGGCGATGGACGACGTTATCCTGGCATCTGATGTGGTCATGGTTGCTCGTGGCGACCTGGGTGTCGAAATCGGCGATCCTGAGTTGGTCGGTATTCAGAAGACCCTGATTCGCCGTGCACGTAAACTGAACCGTGCGGTGATCACAGCGACTCAGATGATGGAGTCGATGATCACCAACCCAATGCCAACGCGCGCCGAAGTGATGGACGTTGCGAACGCCGTTCTCGATGGTACTGATGCGGTTATGTTGTCTGCGGAAACAGCAGCGGGCCAATACCCGGCTGAAACCGTTGCGGCGATGGCGCGTGTTTGCCTGGGTGCTGAAAAAATCCCAAGCATCAACGTATCTAAACACCGTCTGGACGTGCAGTTCGACAACGTTGAAGAAGCGATTGCGATGTCTGCCATGTATGCGGCAAACCACCTGAAAGGTGTTACCGCGATTATTACCATGACAGAATCAGGCCGCACTGCGTTGATGACCTCCCGTATCAGCTCCGGTTTGCCTATTTTCGCCATGTCTCGCCATGAGCGCACGCTGAACCTCACCTCTTTGTACCGTGGTGTGACGCCAGTGCATTTCGATAGTCCAAGCGACGGCGTTGCTGCAGCAAACGATGCGGTAAATCTGCTGCGCGATAAAGGCTACCTGATTTCTGGTGATCTGGTTATCGTTACTCAGGGCGATGTGATGAGTACCATTGGTACAACCAACACAACGCGCATCCTGTGTGTTGAGTAA
- a CDS encoding MurR/RpiR family transcriptional regulator codes for MNMLDKIQSQLEHLSKSERKVAEVIITAPQDAIHSSIATLARIAEVSEPTVNRFCRRLETKGFPDFKLHLAQSLANGTPYVNRNVDEDDSVEAYTGKIFESAMASLDQVRQSLDMAAVNRAVDLLTQAKKIAFFGLGSSAAVAHDAMNKFFRFNVPVIYSDDVVLQRMSCMNCSEEDVVVLISHTGRTKNLVELAQLARENDAIVLAITSEGSPLAREATLSLLLDVPEDTDIYMPMVSRLAQLTVIDVLATGFTLRRGAKFRDNLKRVKEALKESRFDKGMFVSGESS; via the coding sequence ATGAATATGCTGGACAAAATCCAGTCCCAACTGGAACACCTTAGCAAATCAGAACGTAAAGTCGCAGAAGTGATTATAACCGCACCGCAAGATGCCATTCATTCAAGCATTGCCACTCTCGCCCGCATTGCTGAAGTTAGCGAACCGACCGTCAACCGCTTCTGCCGCCGCCTTGAAACAAAAGGCTTCCCGGATTTTAAATTACATTTGGCGCAAAGTCTGGCGAATGGCACTCCTTATGTAAACCGGAATGTTGATGAAGACGATAGCGTTGAAGCTTATACCGGAAAAATCTTCGAATCTGCCATGGCAAGCCTTGACCAGGTGCGGCAATCACTGGATATGGCTGCAGTCAATCGCGCCGTAGATTTGCTCACGCAAGCCAAGAAAATAGCGTTCTTTGGTTTGGGTTCTTCGGCTGCCGTCGCACATGATGCGATGAATAAATTCTTTCGTTTTAATGTGCCGGTTATCTATTCCGACGATGTCGTTTTACAGCGCATGAGCTGCATGAATTGCAGTGAAGAAGACGTTGTCGTGCTGATTTCACATACCGGTCGCACTAAAAATCTGGTTGAACTGGCGCAACTGGCACGCGAAAACGATGCGATTGTGCTGGCGATAACCTCAGAAGGTTCCCCACTGGCTCGCGAAGCGACCCTCTCTTTGCTGCTGGACGTACCGGAAGATACCGATATTTATATGCCGATGGTCTCCCGCCTTGCGCAATTGACGGTGATTGACGTGCTGGCAACGGGTTTTACTTTACGCCGCGGCGCGAAATTCAGAGATAACTTGAAGCGAGTCAAAGAAGCGCTCAAGGAATCGCGTTTTGATAAGGGAATGTTCGTCTCTGGCGAAAGCTCGTAA